From Bacteroidota bacterium, the proteins below share one genomic window:
- a CDS encoding alanine--glyoxylate aminotransferase family protein produces MEIKKLFIPGPTYVHPDVLAKMATPPIGHRTAEASALQRGISEKLQQLMYTTNKIVLSTSSGTGLMEGAIRSLTQKKAIVFSVGAFGKRWWELARLNGIEADLHEEEPGHPTMPETVEHYLKTGQYDVVTVTHNETSTGIQNPIESIAEVVSKYPDVIWLVDTVSSLGGVKVEVDRLGIDVCISSSQKALALPPGLALASISPKAEERLKAIGPRGYYLDLGTLVKYVDEKDYQYSCTPSIAHMFALDFQLDRILKEGLENRFIRHVEMAEYMINWASHFYRVFPQPGFESMTVTCIENTRKTDIGALNKSLRERGMLISNGYGSLKDKTFRIGHMGDLTLEDMEALTEAMEEILGLN; encoded by the coding sequence ATGGAAATCAAAAAACTCTTCATACCGGGCCCTACCTACGTTCATCCTGACGTCCTGGCCAAGATGGCCACACCGCCTATCGGGCACCGCACTGCGGAGGCCAGTGCATTGCAGCGCGGCATCAGCGAAAAGTTGCAGCAGTTGATGTACACCACCAACAAGATCGTTTTGAGTACTTCTTCAGGTACCGGTTTGATGGAAGGGGCCATTCGAAGTTTGACGCAAAAGAAAGCGATCGTATTCTCGGTTGGGGCGTTCGGCAAGCGTTGGTGGGAACTTGCTCGTCTCAACGGCATCGAAGCCGACCTGCACGAGGAAGAACCCGGACATCCGACTATGCCGGAGACCGTTGAACATTACCTCAAAACCGGCCAGTATGACGTGGTGACGGTTACCCATAACGAAACCAGTACCGGCATCCAGAATCCAATCGAGAGCATCGCAGAGGTTGTCTCCAAGTATCCGGATGTGATCTGGCTGGTCGATACCGTCAGTTCGCTCGGTGGTGTAAAGGTTGAAGTGGATCGATTAGGAATCGATGTTTGCATTTCCAGTTCACAGAAAGCACTGGCTCTTCCACCGGGTTTGGCTTTGGCGAGCATTTCACCGAAAGCGGAAGAGCGTCTGAAGGCTATCGGTCCAAGAGGATATTACCTGGACCTGGGTACCTTGGTGAAGTATGTCGACGAGAAGGACTATCAATATTCCTGTACTCCCTCCATCGCACACATGTTCGCGTTGGACTTTCAACTTGACCGAATTCTAAAAGAGGGTCTGGAGAATCGCTTCATCCGGCATGTCGAGATGGCCGAATACATGATCAACTGGGCTTCCCACTTCTATCGGGTGTTTCCTCAGCCAGGCTTTGAATCGATGACCGTCACCTGTATCGAGAATACCCGCAAAACCGACATCGGCGCGCTTAACAAGTCCTTACGTGAACGCGGCATGCTCATTTCCAATGGCTACGGAAGTCTAAAGGACAAGACCTTCCGCATCGGACACATGGGCGACCTGACACTCGAGGATATGGAAGCGCTTACGGAAGCGATGGAGGAGATTTTGGGGTTGAATTAA